One window from the genome of Plasmodium reichenowi strain SY57 chromosome 8, whole genome shotgun sequence encodes:
- a CDS encoding cytochrome c oxidase assembly protein, putative, with translation MLNVRPDKPHRKASNSCSKLLNDMIACYQNTICYKKDNSNFLDCLHNHNLNEIDENCIILRKAYAQCRRNLLNGNFKIKGNPLSR, from the coding sequence ATGCTCAATGTTAGACCTGACAAGCCACATAGAAAGGCCTCAAATTCATGTAGTAAACTTTTAAATGATATGATTGCTTGTTATCAGAATACAATTTGTTATAAAAAGGATAACTCAAATTTTTTAGATTGTCTTCACAATcataatttaaatgaaattGATGAaaattgtattattttaagAAAAGCCTATGCCCAATGTCGTCGTAATTTGTTGAACGGAAATTTCAAAATCAAAGGAAACCCATTATCAAGATAa
- a CDS encoding hypothetical protein (conserved Plasmodium protein, unknown function) translates to MRNIIFLFCLILSLVCFCQGHKNYLKRDNYLQYLRSQTFLQERSKHKKFNKNYSEDINEFDEYEDEETDNLDNFISDEIKNKKKENYLSKNINEQENNRINNNEKKLTFKNIENEINSTDTFMDDSNVKSLGKTKECNVNEKGLLDVSLNSNDFFNMNKYNVEITSSNIIIKDKNNIKIIKEIPFEHIKLPITTIEETRECWYIKTTKDKILLCDKEKEERDIWITNILKALFCYNTNNLIIVNKEKNDTVSLPKESTVDKRINALKEKETIKSSDNNTPTNDNKVNNITISNLSDHEPKIVFN, encoded by the coding sequence aTGAGAAACAtcattttccttttttgCCTTATACTTTCTCTTGTTTGTTTTTGTCAAGGTCATAAGAACTATTTAAAGAGAGATAATTATCTTCAATATTTAAGATCTCAAACATTTTTACAAGAGAGATcaaaacataaaaaattcaataaaaattattcggaagatataaatgaatttGATGAATATGAAGATGAGGAAACAGATAATTTAGATAATTTTATTTCggatgaaataaaaaataagaaaaaggaaaattatttatccaaaaatataaatgaacaagaaaataataggatcaataataatgaaaaaaaacTTACTTTTAAGAATATAGAGAATGAAATAAATAGTACAGATACTTTTATGGATGATTCAAATGTAAAATCCTTAggaaaaacaaaagaatGTAATGTTAATGAAAAAGGACTTTTAGATGTCTCATTAAATTCAAATGacttttttaatatgaataaatataatgttgAAATAACATCttcaaatattataataaaagataaaaataatataaaaataatcaaagAAATTCCATTTGAACATATTAAATTACCAATAACTACTATTGAAGAAACAAGAGAATGTTGGTATATAAAAACTACCAAAGATAAAATACTTTTATgtgataaagaaaaagaagaaaggGATATATGGATAACTAATATATTGAAAgcattattttgttataatacaaataatttaataattgtaaataaagaaaaaaatgatacCGTCTCTTTACCAAAAGAATCAACAGTGgataaaagaataaatgcattaaaagaaaaggaaacAATAAAATCTTCAGATAATAACACCCCAacaaatgataataaagTTAACAATATAACTATTTCGAATTTAAGCGATCATGAACCTAAAATTGTGTTTAACTAG
- a CDS encoding hypothetical protein (conserved Plasmodium protein, unknown function), translating to MKGRQSLSFLLLSVPYFFLFLWNEDIKCQSLLPVSYASHQMYSFDKLTPHEIKSDLKKTFSNFISSKIQVLKNKFKLYDIKNREKYNNEEGNDSDLIGDAYISSLEDEIKHLLEQAENKRMLSKKIKSSYERAHKNLKKRRNVEDDGKMKNVLKQNLQHIDYLNKKSDYLEKKAGELKNILERRGNENVKEGNNNDENNIYNNEYHNNCSISKKGTLKFINSSNGLKHSIDNVKGMINENGFTIFYKNKKKMTYFWSVLELPIKMIGSIEQCFYFIYKNNNQIFCADNKIKAYSWMNSLSEASLCFHFGIKGVLINSNINNINKNDDMNNTNDENVKHSDFMNNISNGIKQGKKNKQKKIDENSLTVDIKPEDTGTRIFVNDVEQKINKDVPGKDNVFNLNDIKKKMDDERKTPQSENDEDQQVGYDKMEEDEKEDSQMDYDDNEM from the coding sequence ATGAAAGGGAGACAATCCTTGTCGTTCTTGTTGTTGTCGGTCccatattttttcctttttctttGGAATGAGGATATAAAGTGTCAAAGTTTATTGCCCGTATCTTATGCTTCTCATCAAATGTATTCTTTCGATAAATTAACACCTCATGAAATAAAGAGCGACCTGAAAAAAACGTTTAGTAATTTTATTAGTAGTAAGATCCaagtattaaaaaataaattcaaattatatgatataaaaaatagagagaaatataataatgaagaagGTAATGATAGTGATTTAATAGGCGatgcatatatatcttCTTTAGAAGATGAGATAAAACATTTACTGGAACAAGCCGAGAATAAAAGGATGTTAtctaaaaaaataaaatcatCTTATGAGAGGGcacataaaaatttaaaaaaaagaagaaatgTGGAAGATGATGGAAAGATgaaaaatgttttaaaacaaaatttaCAACATATTGattatttgaataaaaaatcGGATTATTTAGAAAAGAAAGCAGgagaattaaaaaatattctgGAACGGAGAGGTAATGAAAACGTGAAAGAAGggaataataatgatgaaaataatatatataataatgaatatcataataattgttCTATTTCAAAGAAGGGTActttaaaatttattaattcttCGAATGGTTTAAAACATTCTATTGATAATGTTAAGGGTATGATTAATGAAAATGGTTttacaatattttataaaaataaaaaaaaaatgacaTATTTTTGGAGTGTTTTAGAGTTACCAATTAAAATGATAGGAAGTATAGAAcaatgtttttattttatttataaaaataataatcaaatattttgtgctgataacaaaataaaagcTTATTCATGGATGAATAGTTTAAGTGAAGCATCATTGTGTTTTCATTTTGGTATAAAAGGTGTTCTAattaatagtaatataaataatattaataaaaatgacgatatgaataatacaaatgatgaaaatgtTAAGCATTCTGattttatgaataatattagtAATGGTATAAAAcaagggaaaaaaaataaacaaaaaaaaattgatgAGAATTCATTAACGGTTGATATAAAACCTGAGGATACAGGCACACGTATTTTTGTTAATGATGTggaacaaaaaataaacaagGACGTACCAGGAAAAGATAATGTTTTCAATTtgaatgatataaaaaagaaaatggATGACGAAAGGAAAACACCTCAAAGCgaaaatgatgaagatCAACAAGTAGGGTATGATAAAATGGAAGAAgatgaaaaagaagataGTCAAATGGACTATGACGATAATGAAAtgtaa
- a CDS encoding hypothetical protein (conserved Plasmodium protein, unknown function), translating into MLNIFSNEDLSVPAEKEEEEEEEKLEKSKDKKDLDKIENKKMDRKFSHGSYLSKYDSSKRLYYNKGLETKIKSLRKSFRKRYRIVRNNLMKLIKVLKEFPDIKQIKEHETTEGKITINIDVVEKLNKIMDKINIEKLKYNNKKEKRKKKKGIKNKSRNRNSNRNRNRNRYKSEEYLYPKKKLSKISFSTTLFPLSKRISYKSNINSLSMENKKNKRKRKKKKKKKKKENNIQNEKLHKRKNIYSKRGNIFSKSKTFGKLHRRRIYKNPYKHRKTFYENIYENLNENLNQHIYENIYENLNQNIYENMYENLNTNMFQITNDNNPEKKNKNTCNNMFENLYGNVYPNELEMSYERELDNVYKSLNVNESHNLNNNSHKYKFQKTFYHNALQNYYPNTSLPFNKNYLKNNNFYYYYMNLRNKKHQNVNHYNDTNNVLVTDFYMYSTLNASFNRLNSLKNKNNFHLFNRNFSNVYLKRENDIIGFNNNNNNNNNNNNNNNNNNNKIESTYMEHDFLKNLPYTMNNNNNNNMLLKYYPEQHTYVHNITESFFSPNKIFTIRKGKKNKTTNQNKHKLKKFVKDEKIRNLLRTATNEDELLRAINFAKNAGLEFEAKLGDKKLNKLKCTS; encoded by the coding sequence ATgttgaatattttttccaaTGAAGATTTATCGGTACCTGCAGAAAAggaagaagaagaagaagaagagAAATTAGAAAAGTCtaaagataaaaaagatTTAGATAAGATtgagaataaaaaaatggacAGAAAATTTTCGCACGGTTCATATTTATCTAAATATGATAGTAGTAAAAggttatattataataaaggTTTGGAAACCAAAATAAAATCTTTAAGGAAAAGCTTTAGGAAACGTTATAGAATAGtaagaaataatttaatgaaattaataaaagtatTAAAAGAATTTCCTGATATAAAGCAAATAAAAGAACATGAAACAACAGAAGGTAAGATTACAATCAATATTGATGTGgttgaaaaattaaataaaattatggataaaataaatatagaaaaattaaaatataataataaaaaagaaaaaagaaaaaaaaaaaaaggaattaaaaataaaagtagAAATAGAAATAGTAATAGGAATAGGAATAGGAATCGATATAAGAGTgaagaatatttatatccaaaaaaaaaattatccaaaatttctttttcaacTACCCTTTTTCCTCTCTCTAAAAGAATTAGCTACaaaagtaatataaattcattaagtatggaaaataaaaagaacaaaaggaaaaggaagaaaaagaagaaaaaaaagaagaaagaaaataacatacaaaatgaaaaactacataaaagaaaaaacatatattcCAAGAGAGGTAACATATTTAGTAAGAGTAAAACTTTTGGAAAACTTCACAGAAGAagaatatacaaaaatCCATATAAACATAGAAAAACATTctatgaaaatatttatgaaaatttGAATGAAAATCTTAATCAAcatatttatgaaaatatatacgAAAATTTgaatcaaaatatatatgaaaatatgtATGAAAATTTGAATACAAATATGTTCCAAATTACCAATGATAACAATCctgaaaaaaagaataaaaatacatgtaataatatgttcGAAAATTTATATGGAAATGTATATCCAAATGAACTTGAAATGTCCTATGAAAGAGAACTTgataatgtatataaaagtTTAAATGTAAATGAATCTCATAATTTAAACAATAATTctcataaatataaatttcaaaaaacattttatcATAATGCTTTGCAAAATTATTACCCAAACACAAGTTTACCTTTTaataagaattatttaaaaaataataatttttattattattatatgaatttaagaaataaaaaacatcAAAATGTAAACCATTATAATGATACAAATAATGTACTGGTTACagatttttatatgtattcaACATTAAATGCAAGTTTTAATAGATTAAATTctttgaaaaataaaaataattttcatttatttaatagAAATTTTTCTAATGTGTATTTGAAAAGggaaaatgatataataggtttcaacaacaacaataataataacaacaataataataataataataataataataataataaaatagaatCCACTTATATGGAACACGATTTTTTGAAGAATTTACCTTACAcaatgaataataataataacaataatatgCTTCTTAAATATTATCCTGAACAACATACTTatgttcataatattaCCGAGAGTTTTTTCTCACCCAACAAGATATTTACAATCAgaaaagggaaaaaaaataaaacaacaaatcaaaataaacacaaactaaaaaaatttgtcaaagatgaaaaaattagaaaCTTACTAAGAACAGCTACAAATGAAGACGAGTTACTTAGAGCAATAAATTTTGCAAAAAATGCTGGTCTTGAATTTGAAGCAAAGTTAGgtgataaaaaattaaacaaGCTGAAATGTACAAGTTGA